A genomic region of Oryza glaberrima chromosome 1, OglaRS2, whole genome shotgun sequence contains the following coding sequences:
- the LOC127763926 gene encoding protein NRT1/ PTR FAMILY 6.1, protein MDHHPIPADENEMTSTSPQMQMRRNKLSSHFQGDIDDDGGVGVVDIRGSPMGSAELARTGGWVAAVFIFGNEMAERMAYYGLSLNMVIFMFNVMHRPFAASANAVNNFLGISQASSLLGGFLADAYLGRYWTIAAFTTLYLLGLVALTLCATMPALQAPGQDECDGFAKLLGKCQQPHPWQMAYLYAALYTTALGAAGIRPCVSSFGADQFEERSPVLDRFFNLFYLAVTVGAIAAFTLLVYVQRNHGWAAAFGALALAMAASNALFFMGTPLYRHRVPGGSPLTRVAQVLVAAYRKRHIKHTTDLLYEVGGAKSAVRGSGKIEHTEELRWLDKAAVRVEGQEEINNPWRLCTVTQVEEVKILVRLAPVSACTVMLSVVLTEFLTLSVQQAYTLNTRGLPVACMPVFPCLAILLLLALYYRAFAPLARRLTGHPHGASQLQRLGLGLLLSTLSVAWAGLFERYRRAYAIRHGFLPLFLTPMPGLSAYWLLIQYCLIGLAEVFCLVALLEFLYQEAPDAMRSLASAYAALAGGLGCFLATAINTAVDSITGDIDAGRPSWLAQNINVGKFDYFYWLLAVLSTINLIVFIYFAKAYKYRIKPPTTPHN, encoded by the coding sequence ATGGATCATCATCCAATTCCAGCAGATGAGAATGAGATGACTAGTACTAGTCCCCAGATGCAGATGAGGAGAAACAAGCTCTCCTCCCACTTCCAAGGAGATATCGATGATGATGGTGGTGTTGGTGTTGTGGACATCCGGGGGTCGCCGATGGGGTCGGCGGAGCTGGCGCGCACCGGCGGGTGGGTGGCGGCGGTCTTCATCTTCGGGAACGAGATGGCGGAGAGGATGGCCTACTACGGCCTGTCCCTCAACATGGTCATCTTCATGTTCAACGTCATGCACCGCcccttcgccgcctccgccaacGCCGTGAACAACTTCCTCGGCATCTCCcaggcctcctccctcctcggcggCTTCCTCGCCGACGCCTACCTCGGGCGCTACTGGaccatcgccgccttcaccaccCTCTACCTCCTGGGCCTCGTGGCCCTCACCCTCTGCGCCACCATGCCCGCCCTCCAGGCCCCGGGCCAGGACGAGTGCGACGGCTTCGCCAAGCTGCTGGGCAAGTGCCAGCAGCCGCACCCCTGGCAGATGGCCTACCTCTACGCCGCGCTCTACACCACCGCCTTGGGCGCCGCCGGGATCCGCCCCTGCGTCTCCTCCTTCGGGGCGGACCAGTTCGAGGAGCGGAGCCCGGTGCTGGACCGCTTCTTCAACCTCTTCTACCTGGCCGTCACCGTGGGCGCCATCGCGGCCTTCACGCTGCTGGTGTACGTGCAGAGGAACCacgggtgggcggcggcgttcgGGGCGCTGGCGCTGGCCATGGCCGCATCCAACGCGCTCTTCTTCATGGGGACGCCGCTGTACCGCCACCGCGTGCCGGGGGGAAGCCCGCTGACGAGGGTGGCGCAGGTGCTAGTGGCGGCCTACAGGAAGCGTCACATCAAGCACACCACGGACCTGTTGTACGAGGTGGGCGGGGCCAAGTCGGCGGTGCGCGGGAGCGGCAAGATCGAGCACACGGAGGAGCTGAGGTGGCTGGACAAGGCGGCGGTGAGGGTGGAGGGCCAAGAAGAAATCAATAACCCATGGCGTCTTTGCACTGTGACCcaggtggaggaggtgaagaTCCTGGTGCGGCTGGCGCCGGTGTCGGCGTGCACGGTGATGCTGAGCGTGGTGCTGACGGAGTTCCTGACGCTGTCGGTGCAGCAGGCGTACACCCTCAACACCAGGGGCCTCCCCGTGGCGTGCATGCCCGTCTTCCCCTGcctcgccatcctcctcctcctcgccctctaCTACAGGGCCTTcgccccgctcgcccgccgcctcacCGGCCACCCGCACGGCGCCTCCCAGCTGCagcgcctcggcctcggcctcctcctctccaccctcTCCGTCGCTTGGGCTGGCCTCTTCGAGCGCTACCGCCGCGCCTACGCCATCCGCCATGGCTTCCTCCCGCTCTTCCTCACTCCCATGCCGGGCCTCAGCGCCTACTGGCTCCTCATCCAGTACTGCCTCATCGGTCTCGCCGAGGTCTTCTGCCTCGTCGCCCTCCTCGAGTTCCTCTACCAGGAGGCCCCCGACGCCATGCGCAGCCTCGCCTCCGCctacgccgccctcgccggcggccttgGCTGCTTCTTAGCCACCGCCATCAACACCGCCGTCGACTCCATCACCGGCGACATCGACGCCGGACGCCCCTCCTGGCTCGCGCAGAACATCAACGTCGGCAAGTTCGACTACTTCTACTGGCTCCTCGCCGTGCTCAGCACCATCAACCTCATCGTCTTCATCTACTTCGCCAAAGCCTACAAGTACAGGATCAAGCCCCCCACCACCCCACATAACTAG
- the LOC127773406 gene encoding probable 3-beta-hydroxysteroid-Delta(8),Delta(7)-isomerase, whose product MGHPHPHPYAPAELHLPGFVPLQLSQAQILVPYLATSLFLLLAVWLISGRCSRRLSDTDRWLMCWWAFTGLTHIIIEGTFVFAPNFFSNQNPSYFDEVWKEYSKGDSRYVSRDPATVTVEGITAVLEGPASLLAVYAIASGKSYSHILQFTVCLGQLYGCLVYFITAYLDGFNFWTSPFYFWAYFIGANSSWVVIPTMIAIRSWKKICAAFQVEKVKTK is encoded by the exons ATGGggcacccccacccccacccttaCGCGCCGGCGGAGCTTCACCTCCCGGGCTTCGTGCCTCTCCAACTGTCCCAGGCCCAAATCCTCGTGCCCTACCTCGCcacctccctcttcctcctcctcgccgtctgGCTCATCTCCG GGAGATGCAGTCGTAGGCTTTCCGACACCGACCGCTGGCTCATGTGCTGGTGGGCCTTCACCGGCCTCACCCACATTATCATCGAGGGAACCTTTGTCTTTGCTCCTAATTTCTTCTCCAACCAAAACCCTTCTTACTTCGATGAAGTTT GGAAAGAGTACAGCAAAGGTGACTCCAGATATGTCTCCAGAGACCCTGCTACTGTTACAGTTGAAGGAATTACAGCTGTCTTGGAAGGCCCTGCTTCACTCCTTGCTGT CTATGCCATCGCATCGGGCAAGTCCTACAGCCATATCCTCCAGTTCACTGTCTGTCTTGGTCAGCTCTATGGATGCCTGGTGTACTTTATTACAGCCTACTTGGATGGCTTCAACTTCTGGACTAGCCCGTTCTACTTCTGGGCTTATTTCATTGGTGCAAACAGCTCGTGGGTTGTTATACCAACTATGATCGCCATAAGGAGCTGGAAGAAGATTTGTGCAGCATTTCAAGTTGAAAAGGTGAAGACTAAATAG